One window from the genome of Pseudobdellovibrionaceae bacterium encodes:
- the rnr gene encoding ribonuclease R — protein MSSHDVHLGHIKRHPDGYAFFIPKNAEALDVFISPEDLKGAMSNDLVEIKILGSATSKRLRGRVEKIVERHFDRVVGRLDPQGSHYILKDKSYAWGEDLFIPVADINGAKKGELVLAEITSYPDERKGFVGKVISVIGKPSDPAVDVKRVIAESGAPMEFSEKALKEVEKYGTTVSADEIARRKDIRKLPLVTIDGVTAKDFDDAVFVEKKGKGYRLVVAIADVSYYVRPGMAVNAEAYERGTSIYMPNYVVPMLPEGLSNELCSLKPDVDRLCVVADMMISSSGEFESYEFYEAVMKSHGRLTYGQVQQVLDGTYVESVERHRDLLFTAQELALILMNKRFADGSLDLDIPEVLVEVDEQGNAVDIQLSERIFAHRLIEEFMLKANISIAKFIDSKKRPQIYRVHEDPDMLSLDLFMRFYDQIIGDSGSGYMDPREICNALSTLEGKEKNILQSLFLRSMKQARYSVDQLGHFGLGFSHYAHFTSPIRRYPDLMTHRILKSIIVGAPYEGYPEDEVDEMALFLSQCEQRAVKAERKVKSIKKARFAESLLSEEFMGSVTSVVRFGLFVTLDQYPLEGLVRIADLGSEMFIFDEDNLLLVGKHSGKQFKLGDRVKVRIAQVDIEDGFIDLELLEHLGKKQDLEQVSPWSAKNRFLQKRQKREERKQAKQNPSSKSSKNRDKNYSDKNYSDKNKSGHDKPKGSSGGKIKASDLFSSSHRSRVLGFGKNSNKNGKK, from the coding sequence ATGAGTAGTCACGATGTTCATTTAGGTCATATCAAAAGACATCCTGACGGTTATGCTTTTTTTATCCCTAAAAATGCAGAAGCACTTGATGTCTTTATTTCCCCAGAAGATTTAAAAGGGGCGATGTCCAACGATCTTGTCGAGATCAAAATTTTAGGATCGGCCACTTCAAAACGTTTGCGTGGGCGAGTAGAAAAGATTGTAGAACGCCATTTTGATCGAGTAGTCGGTCGCTTAGACCCTCAAGGCAGTCATTATATTTTAAAAGATAAATCCTACGCATGGGGAGAAGACCTCTTTATCCCCGTGGCTGATATCAATGGCGCTAAAAAAGGAGAATTGGTTCTCGCCGAGATCACCTCCTACCCTGATGAAAGAAAAGGTTTTGTAGGCAAAGTCATCTCTGTCATTGGGAAACCCTCGGACCCTGCTGTAGATGTGAAGAGAGTGATTGCCGAATCGGGTGCGCCGATGGAGTTTAGCGAAAAAGCTCTGAAAGAAGTGGAAAAGTACGGAACAACAGTTTCTGCTGACGAGATCGCAAGACGTAAAGATATTCGCAAACTTCCTTTAGTGACTATTGATGGGGTCACCGCTAAAGACTTTGATGATGCTGTGTTTGTAGAAAAAAAAGGAAAAGGGTACCGACTGGTCGTTGCGATTGCGGATGTCAGTTATTATGTGCGCCCTGGTATGGCTGTGAATGCAGAGGCTTATGAACGTGGAACCAGTATCTATATGCCCAACTATGTGGTGCCGATGCTGCCTGAAGGTCTTTCTAATGAATTGTGCTCTTTAAAGCCTGATGTGGATCGTTTATGTGTAGTCGCAGACATGATGATTTCAAGCTCTGGAGAGTTTGAGAGCTATGAATTTTATGAAGCAGTGATGAAGAGTCATGGTCGACTCACTTATGGACAGGTGCAACAGGTTCTGGATGGCACGTATGTAGAAAGCGTGGAACGCCACAGAGATCTTTTGTTTACAGCCCAAGAGTTAGCCTTAATATTGATGAACAAACGTTTTGCCGATGGCTCCCTAGATTTAGACATTCCCGAAGTTCTTGTAGAGGTGGACGAGCAGGGCAATGCGGTAGACATTCAGCTTTCTGAGCGGATTTTTGCCCATCGTTTGATTGAAGAGTTTATGCTTAAGGCTAATATTTCTATTGCTAAATTTATTGACTCTAAAAAACGACCGCAAATCTATCGTGTGCATGAAGACCCTGATATGTTGTCTTTGGATTTATTTATGCGCTTTTACGATCAGATCATTGGCGACAGCGGATCTGGCTATATGGACCCGCGAGAAATTTGTAATGCACTGTCTACTTTAGAAGGTAAAGAGAAAAATATTTTACAAAGTCTTTTTTTAAGATCCATGAAACAAGCTCGCTATAGTGTGGACCAGTTAGGACACTTTGGGTTGGGTTTTTCTCATTATGCGCATTTCACATCCCCTATTCGTCGTTACCCAGATTTGATGACCCATAGAATCTTAAAGAGCATCATCGTGGGTGCTCCTTATGAGGGTTATCCCGAAGACGAAGTGGATGAGATGGCTTTGTTCTTAAGTCAATGTGAACAAAGAGCAGTGAAGGCAGAACGTAAAGTCAAATCCATTAAAAAGGCTCGTTTTGCTGAGTCCTTACTCTCTGAAGAGTTCATGGGTTCTGTTACCTCTGTGGTGCGCTTTGGACTATTTGTGACCTTGGATCAATATCCTCTTGAGGGTTTGGTTCGCATTGCAGATTTGGGTAGCGAGATGTTTATCTTTGATGAAGACAACTTACTTCTAGTAGGTAAACATTCTGGAAAGCAATTCAAACTTGGTGATCGAGTGAAAGTTCGTATCGCACAAGTGGACATCGAAGACGGATTTATTGATCTAGAACTTCTGGAACATCTGGGAAAGAAACAGGATTTAGAGCAGGTTTCTCCATGGTCAGCCAAAAATCGGTTTTTACAAAAACGACAAAAGCGCGAAGAAAGAAAACAGGCCAAACAAAATCCAAGTTCTAAGTCCTCTAAAAATCGAGATAAGAATTATTCCGATAAAAACTATTCGGACAAAAACAAATCTGGCCACGATAAGCCTAAAGGTTCCTCTGGGGGGAAGATTAAAGCTAGCGACTTGT